The region ACCCAGGTGCAAATTCATCTCAGCACCCATGGCGCGCTCGATGAGTGCCTTGTTGAAGGCCAGCATCAGGTTCTGCACCTCGGCTGGCGTCATTGGACCAGTAACCAACTGGTCAAGCAGTTCTTTGGGCAGGTCCGGCAGCGGGCCCCGCTCCGCCGCCTGCGCAGCGGCTGTTCGTTTTTTCGGCATCGGCATATCCATGACTTTTACCTCTCATGATATGCCCCGCCCACAAAATCCCGGACAGGTCCTTCGAACTCAACAGCAAAAGCACATCGTTTCTGAACTGTCCTGGCGTTGGCATGCTGCCCGCGTTCTCCGGCAGAGATAGCGGGCGCGACAATCCTAACGCGACGGGCATCGAAACGATCGGGCCTATTCCGAAAGGCACGTATTACATCGTTGACAGGCAATCTGGCGGCCGCCTAGGGTGGCTGCATGACGCTTGGGGCCAACACGGCTTTGGCAGTACCGACCACACCCAGTGGTTTATGCTGTGGAACAAGGACACCGGCGATTCGACATACGTCGGAAAAATCAAACGCGGCCAGTTTCGCCTACACCCGGTCGGCCGCATGCGACTTAGCGAAGGCTGCATCACCGTCACGAACCCAACGACCTTCTATAAATTCGCCGAGTTCTTGCGAAAGAATGGGGCCGATTTGCCTGTTCCCGGGTCGAACCTCAAAGCCTACGGAACGGTTGAAGTGAAATGAAAAAATTTGGCCGCATTGCACTGAGCATTTTCGTCACCCTCATCGGCGGGTGGATACTCGGCAATGCCATCATCAACCTTCCCATGAACATGCCCAGCCTGCTCGACGACGGGTTGCGCGCACTGTTGCACGTGACAGGGCATGACGAACTTGCGAACCCTGACGACATGCCGGTACTCGGCATGACCGCAGTTCTTATCGCGTCGACCCTCGTTGTTGGTGCAATCGTATGGGCGGTGAATATCGCAATCGCGCGCACGCAGACCACCCGCGCACGCACCTGACCGGCCGCCCTGTTTCCCATTAGCGGTCGCCGCATCCTGGCACATCCGACCGCACCGCGCAGACGTAAGCCTGCAACACCTTCAATTTGTCGATCTCGCGTTGGTCGTCGGCCGCGACGGCGAAAACGCGTTCCGCAGTCGCTCGGTCGACGTCCGCATAGGCGGCGGCTCCATCGCCCACGCCGGCGGCGCCGGCAACCCACGCAGCACGTGTGATTGAAGGCACGCCGGTACTGATGGCCGGACAGCCCATCACTCGCCAGCGGCTAACAGATTTC is a window of Burkholderia sp. FERM BP-3421 DNA encoding:
- a CDS encoding DUF2778 domain-containing protein; translation: MPDRSFELNSKSTSFLNCPGVGMLPAFSGRDSGRDNPNATGIETIGPIPKGTYYIVDRQSGGRLGWLHDAWGQHGFGSTDHTQWFMLWNKDTGDSTYVGKIKRGQFRLHPVGRMRLSEGCITVTNPTTFYKFAEFLRKNGADLPVPGSNLKAYGTVEVK